A single region of the Roseivivax sp. THAF197b genome encodes:
- the murD gene encoding UDP-N-acetylmuramoyl-L-alanine--D-glutamate ligase: MIPVHGFEGEKVGILGLGRSGLSAAAALREGGAHPILWDDNPEARARAEASGFETRALGKPGALDDLTLLVTSPGIPHLYPAPNPVIAAAYEAGVPVDNDIGLFFRALSSGAWDDLETPPKVVAVTGSNGKSTTSALIHHILEEAGRDVQLAGNIGRGVLDIDPPGEAGVVVLELSSYQTELARALTPDIAVFTNLSADHLDRHAGHGGYFAAKRRLFAEGGPDRAVIGVDEPEGRYLANQLATARSDDRVIRVSVGQKLSGPGWIVQARKGFLTEWRKGKQVGSIDLRDIPGLPGAHNHQNACAAYAAARTLGLGPRQIEAALRTFQGLPHRSQIVAERDGVRFVNDSKATNVDAALKALLAFDRIRWVCGGLMKEGGLAALAPGLPHVAKAYVIGREAAQFALGLDATEAEVCTDMATAVARAAAEAEPGEVVLLAPAAASFDQYDNFERRGEDFVAQVRAVLGG; the protein is encoded by the coding sequence ATGATTCCGGTGCATGGGTTCGAAGGCGAAAAGGTGGGAATTCTGGGCCTCGGGCGCAGTGGTCTTTCGGCGGCGGCCGCATTGCGCGAGGGCGGTGCGCATCCCATCCTTTGGGACGACAACCCCGAAGCGCGCGCCCGCGCCGAGGCTTCGGGGTTCGAGACCCGGGCCCTCGGCAAGCCCGGCGCGCTCGATGATCTTACGCTGCTGGTGACAAGTCCGGGCATCCCGCATCTCTACCCCGCGCCGAACCCCGTGATCGCGGCGGCCTATGAGGCGGGCGTGCCCGTCGATAATGACATCGGGCTCTTTTTCCGCGCGCTTTCCTCGGGCGCATGGGACGATCTGGAAACGCCGCCGAAGGTCGTGGCCGTGACGGGATCGAACGGGAAATCCACCACCTCGGCGCTGATCCATCATATCCTCGAAGAGGCGGGGCGTGACGTCCAGCTTGCGGGCAATATCGGGCGCGGTGTGCTGGATATCGACCCGCCGGGGGAGGCGGGCGTCGTGGTGCTTGAGCTCTCCTCCTACCAGACCGAGCTTGCGCGCGCGCTCACACCCGACATCGCGGTCTTCACCAATCTCAGCGCCGATCACCTGGACCGACATGCGGGCCATGGGGGCTATTTCGCGGCCAAGCGGCGGCTCTTCGCGGAAGGGGGGCCGGACCGCGCCGTCATCGGTGTCGATGAGCCCGAGGGGCGGTATCTCGCCAACCAGCTGGCCACAGCGCGCTCGGATGACCGGGTGATCCGGGTCTCGGTCGGGCAGAAGCTTTCGGGGCCGGGCTGGATCGTGCAGGCGCGCAAGGGCTTCCTGACCGAATGGCGCAAGGGCAAGCAGGTCGGCTCCATCGATCTGCGCGATATTCCGGGCCTGCCCGGTGCGCATAACCATCAGAACGCCTGCGCGGCCTATGCGGCGGCACGCACGCTGGGTCTCGGTCCGCGCCAGATCGAGGCGGCTTTGCGCACCTTCCAGGGTTTGCCGCATCGCAGCCAGATCGTGGCGGAGCGCGATGGCGTTCGCTTCGTCAATGACAGCAAGGCCACCAATGTGGATGCGGCGCTGAAGGCGCTCTTGGCGTTCGATCGAATCCGGTGGGTCTGCGGCGGCCTGATGAAGGAAGGCGGGCTCGCGGCGCTGGCGCCCGGCCTGCCGCATGTAGCGAAAGCCTACGTGATCGGCCGGGAGGCGGCGCAATTTGCGCTGGGTCTCGACGCGACCGAGGCGGAGGTCTGCACCGACATGGCCACAGCCGTCGCCCGCGCGGCAGCAGAGGCAGAGCCCGGAGAGGTCGTGCTATTGGCGCCCGCAGCCGCAAGCTTCGATCAATACGACAATTTCGAACGCCGGGGCGAGGATTTCGTGGCTCAGGTCCGGGCCGTGCTGGGCGGCTGA
- a CDS encoding Coenzyme F420 hydrogenase/dehydrogenase, beta subunit C-terminal domain, with the protein MPRDTTGLTIPEMGGAARPGLCTDCGVSRMGDGRACGRACQFIQPDYPALEARVHGRAAEVDGDEGFFGVTRAMYRARLTPPAEGAQWTGITTALGAALLEQGAVDAVICMGPDAEDRWRPVPMIVTDPADMTHARGMRMGYAPLLAALEPARAAGHRRIGVIGIPCQVYALRALEAELGFDEITVIGTPCSDNTTTENFHAFLARLDPKPETISYLEFRADYRVELRFDDGRKPREVPFLNLPLSDLPPDFFPMTCRTCVDYTNRLADITVGYMAGEGDQWLIVRNARGAALLDRLGERLVRQAPGSRGKRQSAVQGFKTNTELAAGGLPLRRMPRALRPVVSFLQPRIGPRGLEFARARLEMKAIETILHLRRAHPAKIKNMVPDHVWRLAARYGLLPGPDERR; encoded by the coding sequence ATGCCCCGCGACACGACAGGTCTGACAATCCCCGAAATGGGCGGCGCCGCGCGGCCCGGCCTCTGCACCGATTGCGGGGTCAGCCGGATGGGCGACGGGCGCGCCTGCGGGCGGGCCTGCCAGTTCATTCAGCCCGATTATCCGGCGCTTGAGGCGCGTGTGCATGGCCGCGCCGCCGAGGTGGACGGCGATGAGGGCTTCTTCGGCGTGACACGGGCGATGTATCGCGCGCGGCTGACACCGCCCGCCGAGGGCGCGCAATGGACCGGGATCACCACCGCGCTGGGTGCGGCCCTGCTCGAACAGGGCGCGGTCGATGCGGTGATTTGCATGGGCCCGGATGCGGAGGATCGCTGGCGCCCGGTGCCGATGATCGTGACCGATCCGGCCGACATGACCCATGCGCGGGGCATGCGGATGGGCTATGCACCGCTTCTGGCCGCGCTGGAGCCCGCGCGGGCCGCAGGGCACCGGCGGATCGGGGTGATCGGCATCCCGTGTCAGGTATATGCGCTCCGGGCGCTCGAGGCGGAGCTGGGCTTTGACGAAATCACCGTGATCGGCACGCCCTGTTCGGACAACACGACGACCGAGAATTTCCACGCTTTCCTCGCGAGGCTCGATCCCAAGCCGGAGACCATCTCGTATCTGGAGTTTCGCGCCGATTACCGCGTGGAGCTGCGCTTCGATGACGGCCGCAAACCGCGCGAGGTGCCGTTTCTGAACCTGCCCTTGTCGGACCTGCCACCGGATTTCTTTCCGATGACCTGCCGGACTTGCGTCGATTATACCAACCGGCTGGCCGATATCACCGTGGGCTACATGGCGGGCGAAGGGGACCAGTGGCTGATCGTGCGCAATGCGCGGGGGGCGGCTTTGCTGGACCGATTGGGCGAGAGGCTGGTGCGCCAGGCGCCCGGATCGCGCGGCAAACGGCAAAGCGCGGTGCAAGGCTTCAAGACGAACACCGAACTGGCCGCGGGCGGGCTTCCGCTGCGCCGCATGCCGCGGGCGCTGCGGCCCGTCGTGTCGTTCCTGCAGCCGCGGATCGGGCCGCGCGGGCTCGAATTTGCCCGCGCCCGGCTGGAGATGAAAGCCATCGAGACGATCCTGCATCTGCGCCGCGCCCATCCCGCGAAGATCAAGAACATGGTGCCGGACCATGTCTGGCGGCTGGCCGCACGCTACGGCTTGCTGCCCGGCCCGGATGAGCGGCGCTGA
- the mraY gene encoding phospho-N-acetylmuramoyl-pentapeptide-transferase: MLYWLAELSDGGGAFNLFRYITFRAGGAFLTALIFGFLFGQPLINVLRRTQGKGQPIRGDGPEGHIAKAGTPTMGGLLIVGALLTSTLLWARLDNAFVWLVLFVTMSYAAIGFADDYAKVSKQTSAGVSGKVRLLLGFLIAAVAGFWASLYHPEALTGQLAFPFFKNFLLDMGLFFVPFSIIVIVGSANAVNLTDGLDGLAIMPVMIAAGTLGIIAYAVGRVDVTEYLDVHYVPGTGELLIFTAGIFGGGLGFLWYNAPPAAVFMGDTGSLALGGALGAIAVATKHEIVLAIVGGLFVVEALSVIIQVLYFKRTGKRVFLMAPIHHHYEKKGWAEPQIVIRFWIISLILALIGLATLKVR, translated from the coding sequence ATGCTCTATTGGCTGGCCGAGCTGTCGGACGGGGGCGGTGCCTTCAACCTGTTCCGCTACATCACCTTCCGCGCGGGCGGCGCCTTTCTGACGGCGCTGATCTTCGGCTTCCTGTTCGGACAGCCGCTGATCAACGTGTTGCGCCGGACGCAAGGCAAGGGGCAGCCCATCCGCGGCGACGGTCCCGAGGGGCATATCGCGAAGGCGGGCACGCCCACCATGGGCGGGCTTCTGATCGTGGGGGCGCTTCTGACCTCGACGCTGCTCTGGGCGCGGCTCGACAATGCGTTCGTCTGGCTCGTGCTTTTCGTGACCATGTCCTATGCCGCGATCGGGTTTGCCGATGATTACGCCAAGGTCAGCAAGCAGACTTCCGCGGGCGTGTCGGGCAAGGTGCGGCTGTTGCTGGGGTTCCTGATCGCGGCGGTCGCGGGGTTCTGGGCGAGCCTCTATCATCCCGAGGCCCTGACCGGGCAGCTGGCCTTTCCCTTCTTCAAGAACTTCCTGCTGGATATGGGTCTGTTCTTCGTGCCGTTCTCGATCATCGTGATCGTGGGCTCGGCCAATGCGGTGAACCTCACGGACGGGCTCGACGGGCTGGCAATCATGCCGGTGATGATCGCGGCCGGCACGCTCGGGATCATCGCCTATGCGGTGGGCCGGGTCGACGTGACCGAGTATCTCGACGTGCATTACGTGCCCGGCACCGGCGAATTGCTGATCTTCACCGCCGGCATCTTTGGCGGGGGCTTGGGCTTTCTGTGGTACAACGCGCCGCCTGCCGCGGTCTTCATGGGCGATACCGGATCGCTCGCACTGGGTGGCGCGCTGGGCGCCATCGCGGTCGCCACGAAGCACGAGATCGTTCTGGCCATCGTGGGCGGACTTTTCGTCGTCGAGGCGCTCTCGGTCATCATTCAGGTTCTGTATTTCAAGCGCACCGGCAAGCGCGTCTTCCTGATGGCGCCGATCCATCATCACTACGAGAAAAAGGGCTGGGCCGAGCCGCAGATCGTGATCCGGTTCTGGATCATCTCGCTCATCCTTGCGCTGATTGGACTGGCGACGCTGAAGGTGCGGTGA
- the murF gene encoding UDP-N-acetylmuramoyl-tripeptide--D-alanyl-D-alanine ligase, translated as MSLWTSVEAAEATGGRATADWNASGVSIDTRTLAPGDLFVALKAARDGHDFVAQALEKGAAAALVDHVPEGVPADAPLLVVEDVQTALEALGQAARARTEARVVAVTGSVGKTSTKEMLRKVLGGQGKTHAAEASYNNHWGVPLTLARMPRDTEFAVIEIGMNHPGEIAPLARMARPHVAMVTIVAPAHLEAFENIAGIASEKAAIFEGLEPGGTAIYNGDVATAEILREAAETRAAHAVSFGEGTDCLYRGTEIRVGDSATVGQLRLGEEMVLYKVAVPGRHFAVNALAVLATVDALGLDQARALLDLGAWTPGAGRGHRERISLDMADRDAWLELIDDSYNANPASVAASLEVLAGAVPRHDVGRVGKGRRIAYLGDMKELGPEAKALHAGLADHPAMEKIDRVHCVGPLMHALWQALPTDKRGHWAEDVDGMRARLARDLDAGDVVLVKASLSMGLGRLVDAIRKMRQGAEPS; from the coding sequence ATGAGCCTTTGGACCAGCGTCGAGGCCGCGGAAGCCACGGGCGGGCGCGCCACGGCGGATTGGAATGCGAGTGGCGTGTCGATCGACACCCGGACCCTCGCGCCGGGGGATCTATTCGTGGCGCTGAAAGCGGCGCGGGACGGGCATGATTTCGTCGCGCAAGCGCTGGAGAAGGGCGCCGCTGCGGCCCTTGTCGATCATGTCCCCGAGGGCGTGCCCGCCGACGCGCCTCTTCTGGTGGTCGAGGATGTGCAGACCGCGCTCGAAGCTCTGGGGCAGGCGGCGCGGGCGCGGACAGAGGCGCGCGTGGTCGCGGTCACGGGCTCCGTCGGCAAGACCTCTACCAAGGAGATGCTGCGCAAAGTGCTGGGCGGGCAGGGGAAAACCCATGCAGCCGAAGCCTCCTACAACAATCATTGGGGTGTGCCGCTGACGCTCGCGCGGATGCCGCGCGACACCGAATTCGCGGTGATCGAGATCGGCATGAACCATCCCGGCGAGATTGCGCCTCTGGCCCGAATGGCCCGGCCGCATGTGGCCATGGTGACCATCGTCGCGCCTGCGCATCTGGAAGCCTTCGAGAATATCGCGGGCATTGCAAGCGAGAAGGCCGCGATCTTCGAGGGGCTCGAGCCCGGGGGCACGGCGATCTACAACGGCGATGTGGCGACGGCAGAGATTTTGCGCGAGGCGGCGGAGACCCGGGCGGCCCATGCCGTCAGCTTCGGTGAAGGGACCGATTGTCTGTATCGCGGCACCGAGATCCGCGTGGGCGACAGCGCCACGGTGGGGCAGCTTCGCCTGGGCGAGGAGATGGTGCTTTACAAGGTCGCGGTGCCGGGGCGGCATTTCGCGGTCAATGCGCTGGCGGTTCTGGCGACAGTGGATGCACTCGGTCTCGATCAGGCGCGGGCGCTCTTGGACCTCGGGGCCTGGACACCCGGTGCGGGGCGGGGCCACCGCGAGCGCATCAGCCTCGACATGGCGGATCGGGACGCCTGGCTTGAACTGATCGACGACAGCTACAACGCCAACCCCGCCTCTGTTGCCGCCTCGCTGGAGGTGCTGGCGGGCGCCGTGCCGCGCCATGATGTGGGCCGCGTCGGCAAGGGCCGCCGCATTGCCTATCTCGGCGACATGAAGGAGCTGGGACCGGAGGCGAAGGCCTTGCATGCGGGGCTCGCGGATCATCCCGCGATGGAGAAGATCGACCGCGTGCATTGCGTGGGCCCCTTGATGCATGCGCTCTGGCAGGCGCTGCCCACCGACAAGCGCGGCCATTGGGCCGAAGACGTGGACGGGATGCGGGCGCGGCTGGCGCGCGATCTCGATGCGGGCGATGTCGTTCTGGTCAAGGCCTCCCTGTCCATGGGATTGGGGCGGCTGGTTGACGCTATCCGGAAAATGCGCCAAGGCGCGGAGCCGTCCTGA
- a CDS encoding UDP-N-acetylmuramoyl-L-alanyl-D-glutamate--2,6-diaminopimelate ligase has translation MNVESGVKSLGELGLTARGGRDVAVTGLAVDSREVRDGYLFAALPGTRVHGGEFIQYALRQGAAAILTDAEGAEIARAEIEASDAALIIAADPRQALAYTAALWFGRQPETMVAVTGTNGKTSVASFTRMIWQELGLRAVNLGTTGVEGDWFAPLKHTTPEPITLHRALAQATEAGVDHAAMEASSHGLEQRRLDGVQLRAAGFTNFTQDHLDYHASFEDYFAAKAGLFARVLPEEATAVINMDDARGVDMAAIAKARGQDLITVGRDEGVDLCLMAQRFDATGQEVRLRYRGAVRQVRMNLIGGFQAENVLIAAGLVMACGEDAEAIFEVLPRLNTVRGRMQLAATRDNGATVFVDYAHTPDAVATAIQALRPHVMGRLIAIVGAGGDRDAGKRPLMGQAAHDHADMVIVSDDNPRSEDPAAIRAAVLGGAPGALEVGDRAEAILRGVDALGPGDALLICGKGHETGQIVGDTVYPFDDAEQASVAVAALDGGVP, from the coding sequence ATGAATGTTGAAAGCGGCGTGAAATCCTTGGGCGAGCTGGGCCTCACGGCCCGCGGGGGGCGCGATGTAGCGGTTACGGGCCTCGCCGTTGATTCCCGCGAGGTGCGCGACGGATACCTTTTCGCGGCCTTGCCCGGCACGCGGGTCCATGGCGGCGAGTTCATCCAATACGCCTTGCGGCAGGGCGCGGCGGCGATCCTCACCGATGCCGAAGGCGCGGAGATCGCCCGCGCCGAGATCGAGGCCTCCGATGCCGCCCTGATCATCGCCGCCGATCCGCGTCAGGCGCTGGCCTACACGGCGGCCCTTTGGTTCGGCCGTCAGCCCGAAACGATGGTCGCCGTGACCGGCACCAACGGCAAGACAAGCGTGGCCAGCTTCACCCGCATGATCTGGCAGGAGCTGGGTCTGCGCGCGGTCAATCTCGGCACCACGGGCGTCGAGGGTGACTGGTTCGCGCCGCTGAAACACACCACGCCCGAGCCCATTACCCTGCACCGCGCGCTGGCGCAGGCCACCGAGGCAGGTGTCGATCATGCCGCGATGGAGGCCTCGTCGCACGGGCTGGAACAGCGCCGCCTCGACGGGGTGCAGCTGCGCGCGGCGGGCTTTACGAATTTCACGCAGGACCACCTCGATTATCACGCGAGCTTCGAGGATTACTTCGCCGCCAAGGCGGGGCTCTTCGCCCGCGTGCTGCCCGAGGAGGCAACTGCGGTCATCAACATGGACGATGCGCGCGGCGTCGATATGGCCGCGATTGCCAAGGCGCGCGGGCAGGATCTGATCACCGTGGGCCGGGATGAAGGCGTCGATCTGTGCCTGATGGCGCAGCGTTTTGACGCGACAGGCCAGGAAGTGCGGCTGCGCTATCGCGGGGCGGTGCGGCAGGTGCGCATGAACCTGATCGGCGGCTTTCAGGCGGAAAACGTGCTGATCGCGGCAGGGCTCGTGATGGCCTGCGGCGAGGATGCGGAGGCGATCTTCGAGGTGCTGCCACGGCTAAATACCGTGCGCGGTCGCATGCAGCTGGCCGCGACGCGCGACAATGGCGCGACCGTCTTTGTCGATTACGCCCATACGCCCGATGCCGTTGCCACCGCGATCCAGGCCCTGCGTCCGCATGTGATGGGGCGCCTGATCGCCATCGTCGGCGCGGGCGGGGATCGCGATGCGGGCAAGCGGCCCCTTATGGGACAGGCCGCGCATGACCACGCCGACATGGTGATCGTCAGCGACGACAATCCACGCTCCGAAGATCCCGCCGCGATCCGTGCGGCGGTTCTGGGCGGGGCGCCCGGTGCGCTGGAAGTGGGGGACCGCGCCGAGGCGATCCTGCGCGGCGTCGATGCGCTGGGCCCCGGCGATGCCCTGCTGATCTGCGGCAAGGGCCACGAGACGGGACAGATCGTGGGCGATACGGTTTATCCCTTCGATGACGCGGAACAGGCCTCCGTCGCGGTGGCCGCACTGGATGGCGGGGTGCCATGA
- a CDS encoding penicillin-binding protein 2, translated as MIRTPLRPLARILEARQKGENPDAIERENLRIRHEQMRDTARVRAEGRLLVLGVAFFCLFAVTGARMATLAASEPAEPRAHTQGASIISQRADIVDRKGRILATNMDTYSLYAHPQQMIEPERAAKALAGIFPDLDEARLLKDFTGKRKFVWVRKKLSPEQKQAVHDIGEPGLLFGPREMRLYPNGTLAAHLMGGTRFGQEGVHSAEVVGSAGIERYFDDLLRDPAREGAPLTLSLDLTVQAAVERVLAGGMMLMNAKGAAAVVMNVHTGEVVSIASLPTFDPNDRPMPPVSGSPADSPLFNRAVQGVYELGSTFKIFTAAQAMDLGLVAPRTLIDTKPPMRVGGFNIGEFRNKNYGTLTIEEIIIKSSNRGTAKMALQIGTPRQQDFLKKLGFFEPTPLEITEAKGGKPLLPKDWTDLSSVTISYGHGLSSSPLHLAAGYSAIANGGFAVKPTLLRQSGPQYGPRVMSERSAELSRVMLRKVVTEGTASFGDVKGYQVGGKTGTADKPKERGGGYYDDKVIATFATMFPAHDPEYVVVVTLDEPVDTMGERPRRTAGWTAVPVAAEMIGRIAPLLGLRPDYGVPDPIHLASD; from the coding sequence ATGATCCGTACGCCGCTGCGCCCGCTGGCCCGTATCCTCGAAGCCCGCCAGAAGGGCGAGAATCCCGACGCGATCGAACGCGAGAACCTGCGTATCCGGCACGAACAAATGCGCGACACGGCGCGCGTGCGCGCCGAGGGGCGGCTATTGGTGCTGGGTGTGGCCTTCTTCTGCCTTTTCGCGGTCACGGGCGCGCGCATGGCCACGCTCGCCGCGTCAGAGCCCGCCGAGCCGCGGGCGCATACGCAGGGCGCCTCCATCATTTCGCAGCGTGCGGATATCGTGGATCGCAAGGGCCGCATCCTTGCGACCAACATGGACACCTATTCGCTCTACGCGCATCCCCAGCAGATGATCGAGCCCGAGCGCGCGGCCAAGGCGCTTGCGGGGATTTTCCCCGATCTCGACGAGGCGCGTCTGCTCAAGGATTTCACCGGCAAGCGCAAGTTCGTCTGGGTCCGAAAGAAGCTCAGCCCCGAACAGAAGCAGGCCGTGCATGACATCGGCGAGCCCGGATTGCTGTTCGGCCCGCGCGAGATGCGGCTTTACCCGAACGGCACGCTGGCCGCGCATCTGATGGGCGGCACCCGCTTCGGTCAGGAGGGGGTGCATTCCGCGGAAGTCGTGGGCAGCGCCGGGATCGAGCGGTATTTCGACGATCTTCTGCGCGATCCGGCGCGGGAAGGCGCGCCGCTGACCTTGTCGCTCGATCTGACGGTGCAGGCCGCCGTCGAACGGGTGCTCGCAGGCGGCATGATGCTGATGAACGCCAAGGGTGCGGCTGCGGTCGTGATGAATGTGCATACCGGCGAGGTTGTCTCCATCGCCTCCCTGCCGACCTTCGATCCCAATGACCGGCCCATGCCGCCGGTGTCGGGCTCGCCTGCGGACAGCCCGCTTTTCAATCGCGCGGTGCAGGGCGTCTACGAGTTGGGCTCCACCTTCAAGATCTTCACCGCCGCGCAGGCGATGGATCTGGGTCTGGTCGCCCCGCGCACGTTGATCGACACCAAGCCGCCGATGCGCGTGGGCGGGTTCAATATCGGTGAATTCCGCAACAAGAATTACGGCACGCTGACCATCGAGGAGATCATCATCAAGAGCTCCAACCGGGGCACGGCGAAGATGGCGCTTCAGATCGGCACGCCCCGGCAGCAGGACTTCCTGAAAAAGCTGGGCTTTTTCGAGCCGACACCGCTTGAGATCACGGAGGCCAAGGGCGGCAAGCCGCTTCTGCCCAAGGATTGGACAGATTTGTCGAGCGTGACGATTTCCTACGGTCACGGCCTGTCTTCGTCGCCGCTTCACCTGGCGGCGGGCTATTCGGCGATTGCCAATGGGGGCTTTGCGGTCAAACCCACGCTCCTGCGCCAGTCGGGGCCGCAATACGGCCCGCGCGTCATGTCCGAACGGTCCGCCGAGCTTTCGCGCGTGATGCTGCGCAAGGTGGTGACGGAGGGCACGGCGAGCTTCGGGGATGTGAAAGGCTACCAGGTGGGCGGCAAGACCGGCACGGCGGACAAGCCCAAGGAGCGGGGCGGCGGCTATTACGATGACAAGGTCATCGCGACCTTCGCCACCATGTTCCCGGCGCATGATCCCGAATACGTGGTCGTCGTCACCCTGGACGAGCCCGTGGATACGATGGGCGAACGCCCCCGCCGGACCGCAGGCTGGACGGCGGTCCCAGTCGCCGCCGAGATGATCGGACGGATTGCACCGCTTCTGGGCCTGCGTCCCGATTACGGCGTGCCCGATCCGATCCACCTCGCCTCCGACTGA
- a CDS encoding cell division protein FtsL — protein sequence MRTFLYILTVLSVIGLAFWAYHENYKTQEALAEVQDLRRDIGANRERLAVLRAEWAFLNRPERLRDLAELNFPRLGLMPFLPEQFGRVDQISYPAPPVIEFTNPVDLSSEGGQRP from the coding sequence ATGCGCACGTTTCTCTATATCCTCACGGTTCTTTCGGTGATCGGCCTCGCTTTCTGGGCCTATCATGAAAACTACAAGACGCAGGAAGCGCTGGCCGAAGTGCAGGATCTGCGCCGCGATATCGGTGCGAATCGCGAACGATTGGCCGTGTTGCGCGCGGAATGGGCCTTTCTCAACCGGCCCGAACGCCTGCGCGATCTGGCGGAGCTGAACTTCCCGCGTCTGGGCCTGATGCCGTTCTTGCCCGAGCAATTCGGCCGCGTCGACCAGATCTCCTATCCCGCGCCGCCCGTGATCGAGTTCACGAATCCCGTTGATCTGTCCAGTGAAGGGGGACAACGCCCATGA
- the rsmH gene encoding 16S rRNA (cytosine(1402)-N(4))-methyltransferase RsmH — protein sequence MTEGAAPKPDAPHVPVLLRPLLAAVAPVTGVWIDGTFGAGGYARGLIEAGAEKVIGIDRDPLAHEMAARWLPEYAGRIDLVQANFAEMDSVASDVDGVVLDLGVSSMQLDQAERGFSFMRDGPLDMRMGQDGSSAADIVNEADAETLADILFTYGEERASRRIARAILREREVEPITTTLRLAGIIEGCLPRPKPNQSHPATRSFQALRIAVNDEYRALYEGLMAAERALKPGGALAVVTFHSVEDRMVKRFLQARAGQTGRANRFQPLVEEPDPQFELISKKAIGPDAEELAENPRARSAKLRVARRTDAPSGEIDAKSLNMPELRPERTKGGR from the coding sequence ATGACCGAGGGCGCCGCGCCCAAGCCCGATGCGCCGCATGTGCCTGTCTTGCTGCGGCCGCTTCTGGCGGCGGTGGCACCGGTCACGGGCGTGTGGATCGACGGCACGTTCGGCGCGGGCGGCTATGCGCGCGGTCTGATCGAGGCAGGCGCCGAAAAGGTCATCGGCATCGACCGTGACCCGCTGGCGCATGAGATGGCCGCCAGGTGGCTGCCCGAATATGCTGGGCGTATCGACCTCGTTCAGGCCAACTTCGCCGAGATGGACAGTGTGGCGTCGGATGTGGACGGGGTCGTGCTAGATCTTGGTGTGTCGTCCATGCAGCTTGACCAGGCCGAGCGCGGGTTTTCCTTCATGCGGGACGGTCCGCTCGACATGCGGATGGGACAGGATGGTTCGTCGGCGGCCGATATCGTCAACGAGGCGGATGCGGAGACGCTTGCCGATATCCTCTTCACCTACGGCGAAGAACGCGCTTCACGCCGCATCGCCCGCGCAATCCTCCGCGAGCGCGAGGTCGAGCCGATCACCACCACCCTGCGCCTTGCAGGGATCATCGAAGGCTGCCTGCCGCGCCCGAAACCCAATCAATCCCATCCCGCGACGCGCAGCTTCCAGGCGCTCCGGATCGCGGTGAACGACGAATATCGCGCGCTGTATGAGGGGCTGATGGCGGCGGAACGGGCGCTGAAGCCTGGTGGTGCGCTCGCCGTGGTGACCTTCCACTCGGTCGAGGATCGCATGGTCAAGCGCTTCCTGCAGGCCCGCGCAGGCCAGACCGGGCGCGCGAACCGTTTCCAGCCGCTCGTGGAAGAGCCCGATCCCCAGTTCGAGCTGATCTCGAAGAAGGCCATCGGTCCCGATGCCGAGGAGCTCGCTGAAAACCCACGGGCCCGCTCGGCCAAGCTGCGCGTGGCCCGCCGCACCGACGCTCCCTCGGGCGAGATCGACGCCAAATCCCTCAACATGCCGGAACTCAGGCCGGAACGCACAAAGGGCGGACGCTGA
- the mraZ gene encoding division/cell wall cluster transcriptional repressor MraZ has protein sequence MGRRLRFRGEGRQKVDKKGRVSIPASFRRVLEAGDPGWDTGKLPEFVIVYGDHRRNFLECYTIAAIEQVEEQIEELPRGSKQRKLLERTFSGLSTDAVVDDTGRFVLTQKLREKIGVELDSEAFFIASGDTFQIWNPETYDREQLQTEALLDDLPEDVDVLELLPRKKIQGD, from the coding sequence GTGGGCCGCAGGCTGAGGTTCAGAGGTGAAGGTCGGCAGAAGGTCGACAAGAAGGGGCGGGTCTCAATCCCAGCCTCTTTTCGCCGTGTCCTCGAAGCGGGCGATCCGGGCTGGGATACCGGCAAGCTGCCCGAATTCGTCATCGTCTACGGCGATCACCGCCGCAATTTCCTCGAATGCTACACCATCGCCGCGATCGAGCAGGTCGAAGAGCAGATCGAGGAACTGCCGCGCGGCTCCAAACAGCGCAAATTGCTGGAGCGGACCTTTTCGGGCCTGTCGACCGATGCGGTGGTCGACGATACGGGCCGCTTCGTCCTGACCCAGAAGCTGCGCGAAAAAATCGGCGTCGAGCTTGATTCCGAAGCGTTTTTCATCGCATCCGGCGACACGTTCCAGATCTGGAACCCCGAGACCTATGACCGCGAGCAGCTTCAGACCGAGGCGCTTCTCGATGATCTGCCGGAAGATGTCGACGTGCTGGAATTGCTGCCCCGAAAGAAGATCCAGGGAGACTAG